A genomic region of Methanothermobacter thermautotrophicus str. Delta H contains the following coding sequences:
- the hacA gene encoding homoaconitase large subunit — protein sequence MSMTVSEKILARASGKDRVEAGEIVMADIDVAMTHDLTGPLSVESFRAIGEDRVWDPEKIVVIFDHQVPADSIEAAQNHMIMRDFVEEQGIRNFYDVREGVCHQVLPEKGHVVPGEVVVGTDSHTCTHGALGAFATGIGSTDMAMVFATGKLWFRVPETLRFDVRGKLREHVYAKDVILNIIGRVGADGATYMACEFAGETVAEMSVSDRMVLSNMAIEMGGKTGIVEPDEKTLNYVRRRSGKPWRVFKTDPDAPSLSVMEVDVSDLEPQVACPHNVDNVKPVTEVEGTEIDQVFLGSCTNGRLSDLRDAAAILKNRKVSDSVRMLVIPASREVYRRALDEGLIEIFVDAGALVCNPCCGPCLGGHVGLVGPGEVSLSTSNRNFRGRQGSPEAEVYLSSAAVAAASAVKGSITHPGSLK from the coding sequence ATGTCTATGACTGTTTCTGAGAAGATACTTGCCAGGGCTTCAGGTAAGGATAGGGTGGAAGCCGGTGAAATAGTTATGGCGGATATAGATGTTGCGATGACCCATGACCTCACAGGTCCCCTGTCGGTTGAGTCCTTCAGGGCCATAGGTGAGGATAGGGTCTGGGACCCTGAAAAAATCGTTGTGATATTCGATCACCAGGTCCCTGCAGACTCCATTGAAGCCGCCCAGAACCACATGATAATGAGGGACTTCGTAGAGGAGCAGGGAATACGGAACTTCTATGACGTTCGTGAAGGCGTCTGTCACCAGGTGCTCCCTGAGAAGGGCCATGTTGTGCCCGGTGAGGTCGTGGTGGGTACAGACTCCCACACCTGCACCCACGGGGCCCTCGGAGCCTTCGCAACGGGTATAGGTTCAACAGATATGGCCATGGTATTTGCAACTGGGAAACTTTGGTTCAGGGTCCCTGAAACCCTGAGATTTGATGTGAGGGGAAAACTCAGGGAGCACGTCTATGCAAAGGACGTCATACTGAACATAATAGGGAGGGTTGGTGCCGATGGCGCAACCTACATGGCCTGTGAATTTGCAGGTGAAACCGTTGCAGAAATGAGTGTATCCGACCGTATGGTCCTCTCAAATATGGCAATAGAGATGGGTGGTAAGACAGGAATCGTGGAACCTGACGAAAAAACCCTGAACTATGTCAGGAGGAGGTCAGGTAAACCCTGGAGGGTCTTCAAAACAGACCCTGACGCTCCATCCCTCAGTGTCATGGAGGTCGACGTGAGTGACCTTGAACCCCAGGTCGCCTGTCCACACAATGTGGACAATGTGAAACCCGTCACCGAGGTGGAGGGGACAGAGATAGACCAGGTCTTCCTTGGTTCATGCACAAATGGAAGGCTCAGTGACCTCAGGGACGCTGCCGCCATACTGAAGAACAGGAAGGTCTCAGACAGTGTCAGGATGCTCGTCATACCTGCCTCCAGGGAGGTCTACCGCAGGGCCCTTGACGAGGGACTGATTGAGATATTCGTGGATGCAGGAGCCCTGGTATGCAACCCCTGCTGCGGCCCCTGCCTCGGAGGACACGTTGGACTGGTCGGACCAGGGGAGGTGAGCCTCTCAACCTCAAACAGGAACTTCAGGGGGAGGCAGGGAAGCCCCGAAGCAGAGGTCTACCTCTCCTCAGCAGCCGTGGCAGCCGCATCTGCAGTGAAGGGCAGCATAACCCACCCTGGGAGTCTGAAGTAG
- a CDS encoding 3-isopropylmalate dehydratase small subunit — MKGKVWKFPDDVDTDIIIPGRYLVMRDPEKLREHVMEGLDPEFPSKVKPGDFIVAGKNFGCGSSREHAPLALKGAGIAAVIAESFARIFYRNAINVGIPLLEAPGITEKLNEGDEIEVDLDRGVIIRGDDEFPFKKLPDFMVEILEKGGLIPYLKKKGDFKG, encoded by the coding sequence ATGAAAGGAAAGGTTTGGAAGTTCCCGGACGACGTGGACACTGACATAATCATACCCGGAAGGTACCTTGTAATGAGGGACCCTGAGAAGCTGAGGGAACACGTGATGGAGGGTCTGGACCCTGAATTCCCGTCAAAGGTGAAACCCGGTGACTTCATCGTCGCCGGAAAAAACTTCGGGTGCGGTTCATCCAGGGAGCACGCCCCCCTGGCCCTGAAGGGTGCCGGGATAGCCGCGGTAATCGCAGAGTCCTTTGCAAGGATATTCTACAGGAACGCCATAAACGTTGGAATACCCCTCCTTGAGGCCCCGGGGATAACAGAGAAACTCAATGAGGGTGATGAGATAGAGGTGGACCTCGATAGGGGTGTTATAATAAGGGGAGATGATGAATTCCCCTTCAAGAAACTCCCGGACTTCATGGTTGAGATACTCGAGAAGGGTGGTCTTATACCCTACCTCAAGAAAAAGGGAGACTTTAAAGGGTGA
- a CDS encoding 3-isopropylmalate dehydrogenase, with protein sequence MKIAVIPGDGIGVEVMEAALHILNTLDLDLEFIHADAGDACLKRTGTALPEETLEAVGEARATLFGAAGESAADVIVRLRREFDLFANLRPVKSLPGVPCLYPDLDFVIVRENTEDLYVGDEEYTPEGAVAKRIITRTASRRISQFAFQYAQKEGMQKVTAVHKANVLKKTDGIFRDEFYKVASEYPQMEATDYYVDATAMYLITQPQEFQTIVTTNLFGDILSDEAAGLIGGLGLAPSANIGEKNALFEPVHGSAPQIAGKNIANPTAMILTTTLMLKHLNKKQEAQKIEKALQKTLAEGLVTPDLGGKLGTMEMAAEIARHLED encoded by the coding sequence ATGAAGATAGCAGTCATACCCGGTGATGGAATCGGAGTGGAGGTGATGGAGGCAGCCCTCCACATCCTGAACACCCTCGACCTTGACCTTGAATTCATACATGCAGATGCCGGTGATGCCTGCCTTAAAAGGACAGGGACGGCACTGCCAGAGGAGACCCTTGAAGCCGTGGGTGAAGCCAGGGCAACCCTCTTCGGGGCTGCGGGTGAAAGCGCAGCTGACGTTATAGTCCGCCTGAGGCGTGAATTTGATCTTTTTGCGAATTTGAGGCCTGTTAAGTCCCTGCCAGGTGTCCCCTGCCTCTACCCGGACCTTGACTTTGTGATTGTGCGGGAGAACACCGAGGACCTCTATGTCGGTGACGAGGAGTACACCCCTGAGGGCGCCGTTGCAAAAAGAATCATAACAAGAACCGCCTCCAGGAGAATCAGCCAATTCGCCTTCCAGTACGCCCAGAAAGAGGGCATGCAAAAGGTAACAGCAGTCCACAAGGCCAACGTACTCAAAAAAACCGACGGAATCTTCAGAGACGAATTCTATAAAGTGGCATCAGAATACCCCCAGATGGAGGCCACCGACTACTACGTGGACGCCACAGCAATGTACCTCATAACCCAGCCCCAGGAATTCCAGACCATCGTCACAACCAACCTATTCGGAGACATACTATCAGACGAAGCCGCAGGACTCATCGGAGGACTCGGACTCGCACCATCAGCAAACATAGGAGAAAAAAACGCACTATTCGAACCAGTGCACGGATCAGCACCCCAAATCGCAGGAAAAAACATAGCCAACCCCACAGCCATGATACTAACAACCACACTAATGCTAAAACACCTCAACAAAAAACAAGAAGCCCAAAAAATAGAAAAAGCACTCCAAAAAACCCTTGCAGAGGGTCTTGTGACACCGGACCTCGGTGGGAAGCTTGGCACCATGGAGATGGCTGCCGAGATAGCCAGACACCTGGAGGATTGA
- a CDS encoding cysteine desulfurase, whose translation MRTEDVRRDIPLLRDHVYLDAASTTPTPLPVVRAMTEYFKEYNANTGRGAYSLVLRATRKLQEAREKVAGFINASSDEIVFTKNTSEAINIVAGGLRFRKGDSVVVPNIEHHSNFLPWLRLRERGVDVRVVKADEGGVVDPGRIEDAVDETTRLVTVTHISNALGTVQDVKEIGRIAHDVGALYLVDAAQSIGHMEVDVRAIGADFAAFPGHKGTLGPVGTGFLYCSTDVQGELEPLMLGGGTVLDVSEDGYVLEDFPAKFEAGTLNIAGFIGLGASIDYMNRIGIRRIQKHGMKMTEELHATVSSIDGIECYGDPQNIYGILSFNINNMDPHDVAKILDETAGICVRSGHHCAIPAMKHLALHETGGTVRASIHYYNTSEEIQLLGETLEEIAGMG comes from the coding sequence ATGCGTACAGAGGACGTCAGGAGAGACATACCCCTCCTCAGGGATCATGTCTACCTCGACGCTGCCAGCACAACCCCCACTCCACTCCCGGTTGTCAGGGCCATGACAGAATACTTTAAGGAATACAATGCCAACACCGGGAGGGGGGCCTACTCCCTGGTGCTAAGGGCCACCAGGAAACTCCAGGAGGCCAGGGAGAAGGTGGCTGGGTTCATAAACGCCTCCAGTGATGAGATAGTATTCACCAAGAACACCTCTGAGGCCATCAACATCGTGGCGGGGGGACTCAGGTTCAGGAAGGGGGACTCAGTTGTTGTGCCAAACATCGAACACCACTCCAACTTCCTCCCCTGGCTGAGGCTCCGTGAGAGGGGAGTTGATGTGAGGGTGGTGAAGGCAGATGAAGGGGGAGTGGTGGACCCCGGCAGAATAGAGGACGCCGTTGATGAGACCACAAGGCTCGTCACCGTGACCCACATCTCCAATGCCCTCGGTACGGTGCAGGACGTGAAGGAGATAGGGAGGATAGCCCATGACGTGGGGGCCCTCTACCTGGTTGATGCCGCCCAGTCGATAGGCCACATGGAGGTTGATGTGAGGGCCATTGGGGCTGACTTCGCAGCATTCCCTGGACACAAGGGGACCCTGGGACCTGTTGGCACGGGATTCCTCTACTGCAGCACTGATGTCCAGGGAGAACTTGAACCCCTGATGCTGGGGGGAGGTACGGTGCTTGATGTCTCAGAGGACGGATATGTGCTCGAGGACTTCCCGGCGAAGTTTGAGGCCGGCACCCTCAACATTGCAGGATTCATAGGCCTCGGTGCCTCAATAGACTACATGAACAGGATAGGAATCAGGAGGATCCAGAAACATGGCATGAAGATGACAGAGGAACTCCACGCTACCGTTTCATCCATCGATGGTATTGAATGCTATGGTGACCCCCAAAATATTTATGGTATCCTCTCCTTCAACATAAATAACATGGACCCCCACGACGTTGCAAAGATTCTTGACGAAACCGCCGGGATCTGTGTTAGAAGTGGTCACCACTGCGCTATACCTGCAATGAAGCACCTGGCGCTCCATGAAACCGGCGGCACCGTCAGGGCATCCATACACTACTACAACACATCAGAGGAAATCCAGCTCCTCGGAGAGACCCTCGAGGAAATAGCAGGGATGGGGTGA
- the ribH gene encoding 6,7-dimethyl-8-ribityllumazine synthase, with translation MKKVRIGAVVAEFNYDITHMMLELAKEHARFLDAEITRVIAVPGVFDMPLAVKKLLLEDEIDAVITLGAVIEGATDHDQIVVQHASRKIADLALDYDKPVALGISGPGMTRLEAHQRVDYAKRAVEAAVKMYRRLKEDI, from the coding sequence ATGAAAAAAGTCAGGATAGGGGCTGTTGTAGCTGAGTTTAACTATGACATAACCCATATGATGCTGGAACTTGCAAAGGAACATGCCAGATTCCTTGATGCAGAGATAACCAGGGTGATTGCTGTACCCGGCGTGTTTGACATGCCACTTGCAGTGAAGAAACTCCTTCTGGAAGATGAGATAGACGCCGTGATAACCCTAGGGGCGGTCATCGAGGGAGCCACCGACCATGACCAGATAGTCGTGCAGCACGCCTCACGTAAAATAGCCGACCTGGCCCTTGATTATGACAAGCCCGTGGCCCTCGGAATATCAGGACCCGGAATGACGAGGCTCGAGGCCCACCAGCGCGTTGACTACGCCAAGAGGGCTGTTGAGGCAGCTGTTAAAATGTACAGAAGACTTAAAGAGGATATTTAG
- the mmp11 gene encoding methanogenesis marker protein 11, giving the protein MEILRPSDLKERFQDPWISPYRKVLTMVDRDMVEILEYHPCVSGSEWMIYQYQRSSRLIERARRDGNRHSYLARTGKAPIELQASLNAAGIEEVAVEGDEVRVVHAGLAGAGVGAAMCRGMAEGVKRIELYEVGGGSKPGRAAVITPRLEKVVIGIDDTDTPESGATWTLANNIGLEARKQGFEYIDHVTVQLYPHNPHKTQNCVSVALAFAVRPGEADKLVALVRDLLRDNTLSDKTAMAVLRGIVVPEKLREYSAKSKRTLMEVEEAEGVARELGVELIEVTGSQGKIGALAALGLYDDPEEAARVYY; this is encoded by the coding sequence ATGGAGATACTCAGGCCATCTGACCTGAAGGAGAGGTTCCAGGACCCCTGGATCTCACCATACCGGAAGGTCCTCACAATGGTGGACAGGGACATGGTTGAGATCCTGGAGTACCACCCCTGCGTTTCAGGGTCAGAGTGGATGATATACCAGTACCAGAGATCCAGCAGACTCATAGAGAGGGCCCGGAGAGACGGTAACAGGCACAGCTACCTTGCACGTACAGGTAAAGCTCCCATAGAACTCCAGGCCAGCCTTAACGCCGCTGGAATAGAGGAGGTGGCGGTTGAGGGTGATGAGGTCCGTGTTGTGCATGCAGGCCTTGCAGGTGCAGGTGTCGGCGCCGCCATGTGCCGGGGCATGGCTGAGGGTGTTAAGAGGATAGAACTCTACGAGGTCGGTGGTGGTTCAAAGCCGGGCCGGGCCGCTGTTATAACCCCCCGCCTTGAGAAGGTTGTTATCGGGATAGATGACACAGACACGCCAGAGAGCGGGGCCACCTGGACCCTTGCAAACAACATAGGACTGGAGGCCAGAAAACAGGGTTTTGAGTACATCGACCATGTCACGGTACAGCTCTACCCCCACAACCCACACAAGACACAGAACTGTGTGTCGGTTGCCCTTGCATTTGCAGTCAGACCCGGTGAAGCAGATAAACTGGTGGCCCTGGTAAGGGACCTCCTCAGGGATAACACCCTCTCAGATAAGACAGCCATGGCAGTCCTGAGGGGTATAGTGGTGCCTGAAAAACTGAGGGAGTACTCTGCAAAATCCAAGAGGACCCTCATGGAAGTGGAGGAAGCCGAAGGGGTTGCCAGGGAACTTGGCGTGGAGCTAATCGAGGTTACCGGTTCTCAGGGCAAGATAGGGGCCCTTGCAGCCCTTGGACTCTACGATGATCCGGAGGAGGCCGCCAGGGTCTACTACTAG
- a CDS encoding glycosyltransferase translates to MSWLILMVVFFLCAFRAVKDKSHTVSVVIPALNEEKTVGSVIEAARKSDMVDEVIVVDDGSTDNTAGAAEDAGATVIRHTSNRGKGAALKTGFKHSRGDIVVFVDADLENMTTEKIERMIKPIITGRADLTKTRFRRKAGRVTELTAKPLLKFFFPEIKFEQPLSGQFAAKRSALEKMKFEEDYGVDVGIVLDADVLGLTVREVDIGNIHHDMASLKDLNVVANEVVRTIVDRALEYGRITMMDSMGKSIRMCILGLSLTTLGVFSIFFIRAIPAVLGVIISLTGFIMAVYYFLRLIRRSIYVFRRSAGKLQTVRSFIYMHFPILISALILIAMISTLLGAVEVDDGKISIEPTSGNLIIWKKSNENRTFDVRGPYRVDSALENENNSIRIPEEAINTLDLNYGDRIFLAGEAYTLNRTREGETNIMRVPSGARNALGLNVGDVIQDGNLRKVFSNVYALRNISDSNLTVYNGIIIQDDDSPGAEVRVYLDDRMVARTTGAMENGTYTVYVDGVAAGRIIFRGKDTDHRIYWGAHVIKIEVRSGAMDDMRFAKSSEGRFLNVWL, encoded by the coding sequence ATGTCATGGCTCATTCTCATGGTTGTGTTCTTTCTATGCGCTTTCAGAGCAGTGAAGGATAAAAGCCACACTGTATCGGTGGTTATACCTGCATTAAACGAGGAAAAAACAGTTGGAAGTGTAATTGAAGCAGCCAGAAAATCAGATATGGTGGACGAGGTTATCGTTGTGGATGATGGATCCACAGATAATACTGCTGGTGCTGCAGAGGATGCAGGCGCCACTGTTATAAGGCATACAAGCAACCGCGGAAAGGGGGCAGCCCTAAAAACAGGTTTCAAGCATTCCCGGGGCGACATAGTGGTCTTTGTCGACGCTGACCTTGAGAACATGACAACAGAGAAGATTGAAAGGATGATAAAACCCATAATAACGGGGAGGGCCGACCTCACAAAGACCAGATTCAGAAGAAAGGCCGGGAGGGTTACTGAGTTAACAGCCAAACCCCTTCTTAAGTTCTTCTTCCCTGAGATAAAATTTGAACAGCCCCTGAGCGGACAGTTCGCAGCTAAAAGATCGGCCCTTGAGAAGATGAAATTTGAGGAGGACTACGGGGTTGATGTTGGCATAGTACTGGACGCCGATGTCCTGGGCCTCACCGTGAGGGAGGTGGATATCGGGAACATACACCATGACATGGCGAGCCTGAAGGATCTCAATGTCGTCGCCAACGAGGTTGTTAGGACAATAGTTGACAGGGCCCTGGAGTACGGCAGAATAACCATGATGGATTCCATGGGGAAATCAATAAGGATGTGCATCCTTGGTCTATCACTCACAACCCTTGGGGTCTTCAGCATATTTTTCATAAGGGCCATACCAGCAGTCCTGGGTGTCATAATATCCCTCACAGGATTTATAATGGCGGTCTACTATTTTTTAAGGCTCATCAGGAGATCCATCTATGTTTTCAGGCGTTCAGCAGGTAAGCTTCAGACAGTGAGGTCCTTCATCTACATGCACTTCCCCATACTCATATCTGCCCTCATACTCATTGCAATGATATCAACCCTCCTTGGAGCCGTGGAGGTGGACGACGGGAAAATATCCATTGAGCCAACATCTGGAAACCTTATAATATGGAAGAAGAGCAATGAAAACAGGACATTCGATGTCAGGGGACCCTACAGAGTTGACAGTGCCCTTGAAAATGAAAATAATTCAATAAGAATTCCTGAGGAGGCCATAAACACCCTTGACCTCAATTACGGCGACCGCATATTCCTGGCCGGAGAGGCCTATACACTTAACAGGACACGGGAAGGCGAAACCAACATAATGAGGGTACCATCCGGGGCAAGGAACGCCCTGGGGCTCAATGTGGGTGATGTTATCCAGGACGGGAACCTCCGCAAGGTGTTCAGCAATGTCTATGCACTGAGAAACATCTCAGACTCAAATCTGACGGTCTACAATGGCATCATAATCCAGGATGATGATTCACCGGGGGCAGAGGTCCGGGTCTATCTGGATGACAGGATGGTTGCCCGCACCACAGGGGCAATGGAGAATGGGACCTACACAGTTTACGTGGATGGTGTTGCCGCGGGCAGGATAATATTCAGGGGCAAGGACACCGATCACAGGATTTACTGGGGAGCTCATGTAATAAAAATTGAGGTCCGGAGCGGGGCCATGGATGATATGCGCTTTGCTAAATCCTCTGAGGGCAGGTTCCTGAATGTATGGCTCTGA
- the purE gene encoding 5-(carboxyamino)imidazole ribonucleotide mutase, with translation MKPRVMILLGSASDFRIAEKAMEIFEELRIPYDLRVASAHRTHEKVKAIVSEAVKAGVEVFIGIAGLSAHLPGMISANTHRPVIGVPVDVKLGGLDALFACSQMPFPAPVATVGVDRGENAAILAAQIIGIGDPGVRERVADLRRGFYERVRRDECQVLNSIEGSYYAPLEVEMPPIGDKVPSDSQDDPMVSVIPGSYSDMKIAKKTTMFLERMGISYDLNVISPIRYPERFERYLEKMENVKLFIAISGLSAHVTGAVVALSDRPVIGVPCPLKMNGWDSLLSMINMPPGVPVGTVGVGNGGNAAILAAEMLGIYDEKIESRIKRIKSRSVKF, from the coding sequence ATGAAGCCCAGAGTGATGATACTCCTTGGAAGTGCATCTGATTTCAGGATAGCCGAAAAGGCAATGGAAATCTTTGAGGAACTCAGGATACCCTATGACCTGAGGGTTGCCTCAGCCCACAGGACACATGAAAAGGTAAAGGCAATAGTCTCAGAGGCCGTGAAGGCGGGTGTTGAGGTATTCATAGGAATAGCAGGACTATCAGCCCATCTTCCAGGCATGATATCTGCAAACACCCACAGACCCGTCATAGGGGTCCCTGTTGACGTTAAACTTGGAGGGCTCGACGCCCTCTTTGCATGTTCACAGATGCCCTTCCCTGCCCCCGTCGCCACTGTGGGGGTAGACAGGGGAGAAAACGCCGCAATACTCGCTGCCCAGATAATAGGGATAGGAGATCCCGGGGTAAGGGAAAGGGTTGCAGATCTAAGGAGAGGTTTCTATGAACGCGTGCGGAGAGATGAATGTCAGGTGCTCAACAGCATAGAGGGGTCCTACTATGCACCCCTGGAGGTTGAAATGCCTCCCATTGGTGATAAGGTCCCGTCAGATTCCCAGGATGACCCCATGGTATCTGTGATACCTGGCAGCTACTCTGACATGAAGATAGCCAAGAAGACCACCATGTTCCTCGAAAGGATGGGTATAAGCTATGATCTGAACGTCATATCACCCATAAGGTACCCTGAAAGATTTGAGAGGTACCTTGAGAAGATGGAGAACGTGAAGCTCTTCATAGCCATAAGCGGCCTCTCTGCACATGTTACGGGTGCTGTTGTTGCCCTCAGCGACAGGCCGGTGATAGGGGTTCCCTGCCCCCTCAAGATGAACGGCTGGGACTCACTCCTCTCAATGATCAACATGCCGCCGGGTGTACCTGTTGGAACGGTGGGGGTAGGTAACGGTGGTAACGCCGCAATACTGGCTGCTGAAATGCTTGGAATATACGATGAAAAGATAGAATCGAGGATAAAGAGGATAAAGAGCCGTTCCGTTAAGTTCTAA
- a CDS encoding UbiD family decarboxylase, with protein sequence MRNFLDKIGEEALVVEDEVSTSFEAASILREHPRDLVILKNLKESDIPVISGLCNTREKIALSLNCRVHEITHRIVEAMENPTPISSVGGLDGYRSGRADLSELPILRHYRRDGGPYITAGVIFARDPDTGVRNASIHRMMVIGDDRLAVRIVPRHLYTYLQKAEERGEDLEIAIAIGMDPATLLATTTSIPIDADEMEVANTFHEGELELVRCEGVDMEVPPAEIILEGRILCGVREREGPFVDLTDTYDVVRDEPVISLERMHIRKDAMYHAILPAGFEHRLLQGLPQEPRIYRAVKNTVPTVRNVVLTEGGCCWLHAAVSIKKQTEGDGKNVIMAALAAHPSLKHVVVVDEDIDVLDPEEIEYAIATRVKGDDDILIVPGARGSSLDPAALPDGTTTKVGVDATAPLASAEKFQRVSRSE encoded by the coding sequence ATGAGAAACTTTCTTGATAAAATCGGCGAGGAGGCCCTGGTGGTTGAGGATGAGGTATCAACCAGTTTCGAGGCTGCCAGCATACTCAGAGAGCATCCAAGGGACCTTGTTATACTCAAAAACCTGAAGGAATCCGATATACCCGTCATATCAGGGCTCTGCAATACCCGGGAGAAGATAGCCCTCTCCCTGAACTGCAGGGTCCATGAGATAACCCACAGGATCGTTGAGGCCATGGAAAACCCCACCCCAATCAGTAGCGTGGGGGGACTGGATGGTTACAGATCAGGGAGGGCTGACCTCTCAGAGCTCCCCATCCTCAGGCACTACAGGAGGGATGGTGGACCCTACATAACTGCAGGGGTCATATTTGCCAGGGACCCTGATACAGGGGTGAGGAACGCCTCAATTCACAGGATGATGGTCATCGGTGATGACAGGCTGGCTGTCCGCATAGTACCCAGGCACCTCTACACCTACCTCCAGAAGGCTGAGGAGAGGGGTGAGGACCTTGAAATAGCCATAGCCATAGGTATGGACCCTGCAACGCTCCTTGCCACCACCACCTCCATACCCATCGATGCAGATGAGATGGAGGTGGCGAACACCTTCCATGAAGGTGAACTGGAACTTGTCAGATGTGAGGGAGTCGACATGGAGGTCCCCCCTGCAGAGATAATCCTTGAGGGACGTATACTCTGTGGTGTGAGGGAGAGGGAGGGCCCCTTTGTTGATCTGACAGACACCTATGATGTTGTAAGGGATGAACCTGTTATCTCCCTTGAAAGGATGCATATCAGGAAGGATGCAATGTACCACGCCATTCTGCCAGCCGGCTTTGAGCACCGTCTCCTTCAGGGTCTCCCCCAGGAGCCAAGGATATACAGGGCCGTTAAGAATACAGTCCCCACTGTAAGGAACGTTGTTCTGACGGAGGGTGGGTGCTGCTGGCTCCACGCCGCTGTATCAATTAAAAAACAGACTGAAGGTGATGGTAAGAACGTTATAATGGCTGCCCTTGCAGCACACCCCTCCCTGAAGCATGTCGTGGTTGTGGATGAGGATATAGACGTCCTTGACCCTGAGGAAATTGAATATGCCATTGCAACCAGGGTTAAGGGTGATGATGACATCCTCATAGTTCCAGGGGCCAGGGGTTCATCCCTTGATCCTGCAGCACTGCCTGATGGCACCACCACCAAGGTTGGTGTCGATGCAACCGCGCCCCTTGCTTCAGCTGAAAAATTCCAGAGGGTCAGCAGGTCAGAGTAA
- the amrS gene encoding AmmeMemoRadiSam system radical SAM enzyme: MRKEAILYEGVDDRLRCLVCNRKCLIPEGGRGYCLTRENRDGRIYSLTYGEVSSAAVDPIEKKPLFHFHPGTLAYSLGSVGCNFRCRYCQNWSISQARIDEFPTRYISPEEAVENALSASCRSIAWTYNEPTMWLEYTLDSAELARAEGLSTVYVTNGYMSREALDILGPLLDAANVDLKGMSETFYRELCDAKPGPVLENIIRMHDMGIHIEVTNLLIPGYNDSDDDIMALINFMVSEVGVRVPLHFTRFFPHYRMQDVPPTGTDRLMRARELALEAGMKYVYVGNLPGTDAENTYCPSCGEVVIRRNGYITDTSGLADGRCRSCNSKIDVVTD; the protein is encoded by the coding sequence ATGAGGAAGGAAGCCATACTTTATGAAGGGGTCGATGACAGGCTCAGGTGCCTGGTATGTAACAGGAAGTGCCTGATACCTGAAGGTGGGAGGGGCTACTGTCTCACCCGTGAGAACAGGGACGGCAGGATATACTCACTCACCTATGGGGAGGTGTCATCGGCAGCCGTTGACCCCATAGAGAAGAAACCTCTCTTTCACTTCCATCCAGGGACCCTTGCATATTCACTTGGAAGTGTGGGCTGTAACTTCAGGTGCAGGTACTGCCAGAACTGGAGCATATCCCAGGCCAGGATAGACGAATTCCCCACAAGATACATTTCACCGGAGGAGGCAGTTGAAAATGCCCTCAGCGCCAGCTGCAGGTCCATAGCCTGGACCTACAATGAACCCACCATGTGGCTTGAATACACCCTTGACTCAGCGGAACTTGCAAGGGCCGAGGGTCTCTCGACGGTCTATGTGACTAATGGGTACATGAGCAGGGAGGCGCTTGACATACTGGGCCCCCTCCTGGACGCTGCAAACGTTGACCTCAAGGGAATGTCAGAGACCTTCTACAGGGAACTCTGTGATGCAAAACCCGGGCCAGTGCTTGAGAACATCATAAGGATGCATGATATGGGTATCCACATTGAGGTAACAAACCTCCTCATACCAGGATACAATGACTCAGATGATGATATAATGGCCCTCATAAACTTCATGGTCTCTGAGGTCGGAGTTAGGGTCCCGCTGCACTTCACGCGGTTCTTCCCACATTACAGGATGCAGGACGTGCCACCCACAGGAACTGACAGGCTTATGAGGGCGAGGGAGCTGGCACTTGAGGCTGGAATGAAGTACGTCTATGTCGGTAACCTGCCAGGCACCGATGCAGAGAACACCTACTGTCCGTCCTGCGGGGAGGTGGTTATAAGAAGGAACGGCTACATCACAGATACCTCTGGACTCGCTGATGGCAGATGCAGATCCTGCAACTCCAAAATTGATGTTGTTACTGACTGA